One window from the genome of Thalassospira xiamenensis M-5 = DSM 17429 encodes:
- the rplE gene encoding 50S ribosomal protein L5: MTRLREHYKEVVRDALQKEFSYENSMEVPRLEKIVINMGVGDATQDRKKLEGAAADLAAITGQKPIFTKAKKSVAAFKLREGMNIGCKVTLRRDRMYEFLDRLVSVALPRVRDFRGLNKKSFDGRGNFAMGLKEQFVFPEVEYDKVDSVRGMDIIICTTAKSDAEALALLKGFDLPFGN, encoded by the coding sequence ATGACGCGCCTGCGCGAACATTACAAAGAAGTGGTGCGTGACGCACTCCAGAAGGAGTTCTCCTACGAGAACTCCATGGAGGTTCCGCGCCTCGAGAAGATCGTGATCAATATGGGTGTCGGCGACGCCACCCAGGATCGCAAAAAGCTGGAAGGTGCGGCTGCGGATCTCGCTGCCATCACCGGTCAGAAGCCTATCTTCACCAAGGCGAAAAAGTCGGTAGCGGCTTTCAAGCTTCGTGAAGGCATGAACATCGGTTGTAAAGTGACCCTGCGTCGCGACCGTATGTACGAGTTCCTGGACCGTCTGGTTTCGGTCGCGCTTCCGCGCGTTCGTGACTTCCGCGGCCTGAACAAAAAATCCTTCGATGGTCGTGGCAACTTTGCCATGGGCCTCAAGGAACAGTTCGTCTTTCCTGAAGTCGAGTACGACAAAGTCGACTCGGTCCGCGGGATGGACATCATCATTTGCACCACGGCAAAGTCCGACGCCGAAGCTCTCGCCCTTCTCAAGGGCTTTGATCTTCCGTTCGGAAACTAA
- the rpsN gene encoding 30S ribosomal protein S14: protein MAKKSAVQRELKRERLAKQHAAKRAALKAVINNRETSPEERIACVIKLAQLPRNSARIRQRIRCQVSGRPRGVYRKFRLSRIALRELASRGQIPGMVKSSW, encoded by the coding sequence ATGGCCAAGAAAAGCGCCGTTCAGCGCGAACTTAAACGTGAGCGCCTGGCTAAGCAGCATGCTGCCAAGCGTGCCGCCCTTAAAGCGGTCATTAACAATCGCGAGACCTCTCCTGAAGAGCGTATCGCGTGCGTGATCAAACTCGCCCAGCTGCCGCGTAACTCGGCCCGTATCCGTCAGCGTATCCGCTGCCAGGTTTCCGGTCGTCCGCGCGGTGTCTATCGCAAATTCCGCCTGTCCCGTATCGCGCTTCGTGAACTTGCTTCGCGTGGTCAGATCCCGGGCATGGTGAAGTCGAGCTGGTAA
- a CDS encoding DegQ family serine endoprotease, translating to MQARLIATVMTGIMIVSGAMFGQIGVASAQDRRLPESQTEIKMSLSPLVKQTAPAVVNIYTKKVVTTQQRSPFFNDPFFRQFFGERFGGAFGAPRQRVERSLGSGVIVSSDGTIVTNHHVIDGASEIRVVLHDNREFDADLVGSDERTDLAVLRLRDVKDELPAITLGDSDAVEVGDLVLAIGNPFGVGQTVTSGIVSALARAGVTGQDYQSFIQTDAAINPGNSGGALVDIDGNLIGVNSAIFTKSGGSNGIGFAVPVNMVKVVMRGLISGDLRRPWLGAAGQSVTADLAASLDLDRPHGVLINEVRDGSPADRGGLKPGDVVVAVNGLPVDNPNELKFRIATLELDHNAELSVLRKGQEVMLRMPLEVAPELPARDETEVEGRNPFSGSKIANVNPALADEIGIDTLSNGVIVLAVQRDSLARRARIQPGDYIVEVNGVPIDTVARLKDVIKAGERGRDWSIAVKRDGKVLTAEFQL from the coding sequence GTGCAGGCACGATTGATTGCGACCGTCATGACCGGGATCATGATTGTATCAGGGGCCATGTTTGGCCAGATTGGCGTAGCATCCGCACAGGATCGGCGTCTGCCCGAAAGCCAGACCGAAATAAAGATGTCGCTGTCGCCGCTGGTGAAGCAAACCGCGCCGGCCGTTGTGAACATCTATACCAAAAAGGTCGTCACCACCCAGCAACGAAGCCCGTTTTTCAACGATCCGTTCTTTCGGCAGTTCTTTGGCGAACGGTTTGGCGGTGCATTCGGCGCCCCGCGCCAGCGGGTTGAACGGTCGCTTGGTTCCGGGGTGATTGTATCGTCGGACGGCACAATCGTGACCAACCATCACGTGATTGATGGTGCCAGCGAGATCCGCGTTGTTTTACATGACAATCGCGAATTCGATGCCGATCTGGTCGGTTCGGACGAACGCACCGATCTGGCCGTTCTGCGTCTGCGTGATGTTAAGGATGAATTGCCGGCCATCACGCTTGGCGATTCTGACGCGGTCGAGGTCGGCGACCTTGTCCTTGCCATCGGCAACCCGTTCGGGGTGGGGCAGACCGTGACCAGCGGCATCGTTTCCGCACTGGCACGTGCCGGTGTGACCGGACAGGATTACCAATCCTTTATCCAGACCGATGCCGCGATCAATCCGGGGAACTCCGGCGGGGCGCTTGTTGATATTGATGGCAATCTGATCGGGGTGAATTCGGCAATCTTTACCAAATCGGGCGGATCAAACGGCATCGGTTTTGCCGTGCCGGTCAATATGGTCAAGGTGGTGATGCGTGGCCTGATCAGTGGCGATCTGCGTCGCCCGTGGCTGGGGGCGGCAGGGCAGTCGGTAACCGCCGATCTGGCGGCGTCGCTTGATCTGGATCGCCCGCATGGTGTTCTGATCAACGAAGTCCGCGATGGTAGCCCGGCGGATCGTGGCGGCCTTAAACCCGGTGATGTGGTGGTTGCGGTGAATGGTCTTCCTGTCGATAACCCCAACGAGCTTAAATTCCGCATCGCAACACTGGAACTTGATCACAATGCCGAGCTTTCCGTGCTGCGCAAGGGGCAGGAAGTGATGCTCCGGATGCCGCTTGAAGTCGCACCCGAACTGCCTGCGCGTGATGAAACCGAGGTCGAAGGCCGCAATCCGTTCAGCGGATCAAAAATCGCCAATGTGAACCCCGCACTTGCCGATGAAATTGGCATTGATACGCTGAGCAACGGTGTCATCGTCCTTGCCGTACAGCGCGACAGCCTTGCGCGCCGTGCCCGCATTCAACCCGGTGATTATATCGTCGAGGTCAATGGTGTGCCGATTGACACGGTGGCCCGCCTGAAGGACGTTATCAAAGCCGGTGAACGCGGTCGTGACTGGTCGATTGCGGTCAAACGCGATGGCAAGGTTCTGACCGCTGAATTCCAGCTTTGA
- the rplF gene encoding 50S ribosomal protein L6 codes for MSRVGKNPVVVPSGVTITLTEEQISAKGKLGELRLPLTSDVTVSQDDNQITVKPANDTKRARALWGTTRANIANLVTGVSDGFTKKLEITGVGYRAQVQGNKLVLQLGFSHDVEMEIPAGLNVVAEKPTLIAISGADKQLVGQFAANARGWRGPEPYKGKGVRYEGEYILRKEGKKK; via the coding sequence ATGTCGCGAGTAGGAAAAAACCCGGTGGTCGTGCCTAGCGGCGTTACCATCACCCTGACCGAAGAACAGATCAGTGCAAAAGGCAAGCTCGGTGAGCTTCGTCTGCCGCTGACCTCGGACGTAACTGTTTCACAGGATGACAACCAGATCACCGTGAAACCGGCCAACGATACCAAGCGCGCCCGTGCCCTTTGGGGTACCACACGCGCCAATATCGCAAACCTCGTAACCGGGGTTTCGGACGGCTTCACCAAGAAACTGGAAATCACCGGTGTTGGTTACCGTGCGCAGGTCCAGGGCAATAAACTGGTTCTGCAGCTTGGCTTCTCTCATGACGTGGAAATGGAGATCCCCGCGGGTCTTAACGTCGTCGCAGAAAAGCCGACCCTTATCGCCATCTCTGGCGCAGATAAACAGCTCGTTGGTCAGTTCGCTGCAAATGCACGCGGCTGGCGCGGTCCGGAGCCTTACAAAGGCAAAGGTGTCCGTTACGAAGGCGAGTATATCTTGCGCAAAGAAGGCAAGAAGAAGTAA
- a CDS encoding DNA-directed RNA polymerase subunit alpha produces MIQKNWQELIKPTKLDVTPGTDASRIGTIVAEPLERGFGQTLGNALRRILLSSLQGSAVTAIQIDGVLHEFSSIPGVREDVTDIILNIKTMGVRMHAEGPKKMALKATGPGAVTAGQIETGADIEILNPDLELCHLDDGATLNIEFTVDNGKGYVAATSHRSSDAPIGLIPIDAIFSPIRKVAYKVENTRVGQDTDYDKLSLTVETNGSVTPEDAMALAARILQDQLSLFVNFDEPEAVVEEKKEDELPFNRNLLRKVDELELSVRSANCLKNDNIIYIGDLVQKTEAEMLRTPNFGRKSLNEIKDVLAQMGLHLGMEVGGWPPENIEELARKFEDPF; encoded by the coding sequence GTGATTCAAAAGAACTGGCAGGAACTGATTAAGCCGACCAAGCTTGATGTTACTCCGGGTACGGATGCCAGCCGCATCGGTACGATCGTGGCGGAACCGCTGGAGCGCGGTTTTGGTCAGACTCTGGGTAACGCGCTGCGTCGCATTCTGCTGTCGTCGCTCCAGGGTTCGGCGGTTACTGCGATCCAGATTGACGGTGTATTGCACGAATTTTCGTCGATCCCGGGTGTGCGTGAAGATGTCACCGACATCATCCTGAATATCAAGACCATGGGTGTGCGCATGCATGCCGAAGGTCCGAAGAAAATGGCGCTTAAAGCGACTGGTCCGGGTGCTGTCACCGCGGGTCAGATCGAAACCGGTGCCGACATCGAAATCCTTAACCCGGATCTCGAGCTGTGCCATCTTGATGATGGTGCGACGCTGAACATCGAATTTACCGTTGATAACGGTAAAGGCTATGTTGCGGCGACTTCGCATCGTTCGTCGGATGCGCCGATCGGTCTTATTCCGATTGATGCAATCTTCAGCCCGATCCGTAAAGTGGCCTACAAGGTGGAAAACACCCGTGTTGGTCAGGATACCGATTATGACAAGCTGTCGCTGACCGTTGAAACCAACGGCTCGGTCACCCCGGAAGATGCAATGGCACTTGCTGCCCGTATCCTTCAGGACCAGCTGTCGCTGTTCGTCAACTTCGACGAGCCGGAAGCGGTTGTCGAAGAGAAGAAAGAAGACGAACTGCCGTTCAACCGCAATCTGCTGCGCAAGGTCGACGAGCTTGAGCTCTCGGTCCGTTCGGCAAACTGCCTCAAGAACGACAACATCATCTATATCGGTGATCTGGTTCAGAAAACTGAAGCAGAAATGCTTCGTACGCCGAACTTCGGTCGTAAATCGCTGAACGAAATCAAGGATGTTCTGGCGCAGATGGGCCTGCATCTTGGTATGGAAGTCGGCGGTTGGCCGCCGGAAAACATCGAAGAACTGGCGCGTAAGTTCGAAGACCCGTTCTAA
- the rpmD gene encoding 50S ribosomal protein L30 yields the protein MAAKKKATVRVTQTGSPIGRPADQRQTLVGLGLNKLHRTRELEDTPAVRGMIAKVKHLVRVDEA from the coding sequence ATGGCTGCTAAGAAAAAAGCGACCGTTCGCGTTACCCAGACGGGTTCGCCGATCGGACGTCCGGCTGATCAGCGCCAGACCCTTGTGGGTCTTGGCCTGAACAAACTGCACCGGACTCGTGAGCTGGAAGATACTCCGGCTGTTCGCGGTATGATCGCCAAGGTCAAGCACCTCGTCCGCGTGGACGAGGCCTGA
- the secY gene encoding preprotein translocase subunit SecY: MASAAEQLAANLNWSSFSKATELKKRIWFTLGALIVYRLGTYIPIPGVDPSILADIFQQNAGGVLGMFDMFAGGALGRMTIFALNIMPYISASIIIQLMTTVSPSLEAMKKEGEQGRKKINQYTRYLTVVIATIQAWGIAVGLESMSGSSGSAVHDPGMFFRFTAVVTLVGGTMFLMWLGEQITQRGIGNGISLIIFAGIVAGLPAAIAGTLELGRTGAISALVIVAIIVLAIAVIAFIVFMERAQRRVLIQYPKRQVGMKVMEGQSSHLPLKINTAGVIPPIFASSLLLMPLSVAQFTAGADAPAWLSTVTALLGRGQPLYIGLYIALIVFFAFFYTAVVFNPEDTADNLKKHGGFIPGIRPGKNTANYLDFILTRLTVIGAAYLAFVCILPELLIAEWSVPFYFGGTSLLIVVTVTMDTVAQIQSHMLAHQYEGLIKKSKLRGRRR, translated from the coding sequence ATGGCATCGGCCGCCGAGCAGCTTGCCGCGAACCTGAACTGGTCGTCTTTTTCGAAGGCAACCGAGCTTAAAAAGCGCATCTGGTTCACGTTGGGCGCGCTTATAGTTTACCGTCTGGGAACATATATCCCGATTCCCGGCGTTGACCCGTCCATTCTTGCTGATATTTTCCAGCAGAATGCTGGTGGCGTCCTGGGCATGTTCGACATGTTTGCTGGTGGTGCGCTTGGGCGTATGACCATCTTCGCGCTGAACATCATGCCTTACATCTCCGCCTCGATCATCATTCAGCTGATGACCACTGTTTCGCCAAGCCTTGAGGCTATGAAAAAAGAGGGCGAACAGGGGCGTAAAAAGATTAATCAATATACCCGTTATCTGACCGTTGTGATCGCCACGATCCAGGCATGGGGCATTGCCGTTGGTCTTGAAAGCATGAGCGGTTCATCCGGCTCTGCGGTTCATGATCCGGGCATGTTCTTCCGCTTTACTGCGGTTGTGACCCTGGTTGGCGGCACCATGTTCCTGATGTGGCTGGGCGAACAGATCACCCAGCGCGGTATCGGTAACGGCATTTCGCTTATCATTTTCGCCGGTATTGTTGCGGGCCTTCCGGCCGCGATTGCGGGCACGCTTGAGCTTGGCCGTACCGGCGCGATTTCCGCCCTGGTGATCGTTGCGATCATCGTGCTGGCGATTGCCGTCATTGCCTTCATCGTGTTCATGGAACGTGCCCAGCGCCGTGTTCTGATCCAGTACCCGAAACGCCAGGTCGGCATGAAGGTCATGGAAGGTCAGAGCTCGCACCTGCCGCTCAAGATCAACACGGCTGGCGTTATTCCGCCGATCTTTGCAAGCTCGCTTCTGCTGATGCCGCTGTCGGTTGCACAGTTCACTGCCGGTGCGGATGCGCCTGCGTGGCTTAGCACCGTGACAGCACTGCTTGGCCGTGGCCAGCCGCTTTATATCGGTCTGTATATCGCGCTGATCGTCTTCTTTGCCTTCTTCTACACCGCGGTTGTTTTCAACCCGGAAGATACGGCAGACAACCTGAAAAAGCATGGCGGCTTCATTCCGGGCATCCGTCCGGGCAAGAATACCGCCAACTATCTGGATTTCATCCTGACCCGCCTGACGGTCATCGGTGCAGCGTATCTGGCATTTGTCTGTATCCTGCCAGAGCTTCTGATCGCCGAATGGTCGGTGCCGTTCTACTTTGGTGGGACTAGCTTGCTGATCGTTGTCACGGTAACCATGGATACCGTAGCACAGATCCAGTCGCATATGCTGGCACACCAGTATGAAGGCCTGATCAAGAAATCCAAATTGCGTGGACGCCGCCGCTAA
- the rplO gene encoding 50S ribosomal protein L15, whose translation MKLNELADNPGARKARTRVGRGIGSGKGKTSGAGQKGQTSRSGVAINGFEGGQMPIYRRLPKRGFKNPFRKLFGVVNLGTLQTAVDNGVLEEGANVTIDVLVEKGLARPQKDGLRLLAKGELKAKLNIEITGASKSAIAAVEKAGGSVKVLAPVAAAETAE comes from the coding sequence ATGAAACTCAACGAACTTGCCGATAACCCGGGTGCCCGCAAGGCGCGCACCCGCGTCGGTCGCGGTATCGGTTCGGGCAAAGGCAAAACTTCTGGCGCAGGTCAGAAGGGTCAGACGTCCCGTTCCGGTGTGGCGATCAATGGCTTCGAAGGCGGGCAGATGCCAATCTACCGTCGTCTTCCGAAGCGCGGCTTTAAAAATCCGTTCCGGAAACTGTTCGGTGTCGTGAACCTTGGTACCCTTCAGACCGCCGTTGATAACGGTGTTCTTGAAGAAGGTGCGAATGTCACCATCGACGTTCTGGTCGAAAAAGGCCTGGCCCGTCCGCAGAAAGACGGTCTGCGTCTGCTCGCTAAAGGCGAACTGAAAGCGAAACTGAACATCGAAATCACCGGTGCTTCCAAGTCGGCTATCGCAGCCGTCGAGAAAGCGGGTGGCTCGGTCAAGGTTCTTGCTCCGGTTGCCGCAGCAGAAACCGCAGAATAA
- the rpsE gene encoding 30S ribosomal protein S5 — translation MARNQNTQQQQQAPKAREENELVDKLVGINRVAKVVKGGRRFAFSAMVVVGDQRGRVGYGTGKAREVPEAIRKATEAAKRNMIRVPLREGRTLHHDVQGHFGAGRVILRSAPAGTGIIAGGAMRAVFETMGVQDVVSKCTGSNNPHNVIRATLDALVNGASPRQVAAKRGLKVGEIVARRDSGSAAAAVLEKE, via the coding sequence ATGGCACGTAATCAGAATACACAACAGCAGCAGCAGGCGCCGAAAGCCCGTGAAGAAAACGAACTCGTCGACAAGCTGGTTGGTATCAACCGCGTCGCGAAAGTCGTTAAGGGCGGTCGTCGCTTTGCTTTCTCCGCAATGGTTGTCGTCGGTGACCAGCGCGGTCGCGTCGGATACGGCACGGGCAAAGCCCGTGAAGTTCCGGAAGCGATCCGCAAGGCTACCGAAGCAGCCAAGCGCAACATGATCCGCGTTCCGTTGCGTGAAGGCCGTACCCTTCACCACGATGTGCAGGGCCACTTTGGTGCAGGTCGGGTTATTCTCCGTTCTGCTCCGGCTGGTACCGGTATCATTGCTGGCGGTGCGATGCGCGCAGTTTTCGAAACCATGGGTGTTCAGGACGTCGTGTCCAAATGCACCGGTTCGAACAACCCGCACAACGTTATCCGTGCAACTCTTGACGCTCTGGTCAACGGCGCTTCACCGCGTCAGGTCGCTGCAAAACGCGGCCTGAAGGTTGGCGAGATCGTTGCCCGTCGCGATAGCGGTTCGGCTGCGGCCGCCGTTCTCGAAAAGGAGTAA
- the rplR gene encoding 50S ribosomal protein L18, with amino-acid sequence MKNARNLFERRKRRVRFAIRQKAAGRPRLSVHRSNAHIYAQIIDDLAGKTLVCASSAEKDLGGKGSNAEAAVLVGKAIAERAVAAGVKTVVFDRGGYLFHGRVKALADAAREGGLDF; translated from the coding sequence ATGAAAAACGCGAGAAACCTCTTCGAGCGCCGCAAACGCCGCGTTCGTTTTGCGATCCGCCAGAAAGCGGCCGGTCGCCCGCGCCTCAGCGTGCACCGTTCCAACGCGCATATCTATGCACAGATTATCGACGATCTGGCAGGCAAGACTCTTGTCTGCGCTTCGTCGGCCGAGAAAGATCTCGGTGGCAAAGGCAGCAATGCCGAAGCAGCTGTGCTGGTCGGTAAAGCTATTGCCGAACGTGCCGTTGCCGCTGGTGTGAAAACGGTCGTATTTGATCGTGGCGGGTATTTGTTCCATGGCCGGGTGAAAGCTCTGGCCGATGCCGCCCGTGAGGGCGGTCTGGACTTCTAA
- the rpsH gene encoding 30S ribosomal protein S8: MSMTDPVGDMLTRIRNGQRVGKSNVASPASKLRTGVLDVLQREGYIRGYSINEIRKGVSEINIELKYFEGEGVIKQIDRVSTPGRRVYSKIKDLPKVYNGLGIAVLSTPKGVLSDQEAREQNVGGEILCKVF, encoded by the coding sequence ATGTCGATGACTGATCCCGTAGGCGATATGCTCACGCGTATCCGCAACGGTCAGCGCGTTGGTAAATCCAACGTTGCTTCGCCGGCTTCAAAACTGCGTACCGGTGTGCTGGATGTTCTCCAGCGCGAAGGTTACATCCGCGGTTACAGCATTAATGAAATTCGCAAGGGCGTCAGCGAAATCAACATCGAACTCAAATATTTTGAGGGCGAAGGCGTGATTAAGCAGATCGACCGCGTCTCGACCCCGGGTCGTCGTGTGTATTCGAAGATCAAAGATCTTCCGAAAGTATACAACGGCTTGGGCATCGCAGTCCTATCCACTCCGAAAGGGGTTCTGTCGGATCAGGAGGCTCGCGAGCAGAATGTCGGCGGCGAAATCCTCTGCAAGGTATTCTAA
- the rpsM gene encoding 30S ribosomal protein S13, with protein sequence MARIAGVNIPTAKRVVIALTYITGIGPAKAKEICAKVGIEAATRVHQLSDDQVLKVREVIDADYTVEGDLRRETAMNIKRLMDLGCYRGLRHRRGLPVRGQRTHTNARTRKGPAKPIAGKKK encoded by the coding sequence GTGGCTCGTATTGCTGGCGTAAACATCCCGACCGCTAAGCGCGTCGTGATTGCGCTTACCTACATCACCGGCATTGGCCCGGCGAAAGCTAAAGAAATTTGCGCAAAGGTTGGCATCGAAGCAGCAACCCGCGTTCATCAGCTCTCTGATGACCAGGTTCTCAAGGTGCGTGAAGTCATCGACGCTGATTACACCGTCGAAGGCGACCTTCGTCGTGAAACCGCAATGAACATTAAACGTCTGATGGATCTGGGTTGCTATCGCGGCCTGCGTCATCGTCGCGGTCTCCCGGTACGCGGTCAGCGTACCCACACCAACGCCCGCACCCGCAAGGGCCCGGCTAAGCCGATCGCTGGCAAGAAGAAGTAA
- a CDS encoding adenylate kinase: MNIILLGPPGAGKGTQAKRLETGRGMIQLSTGDMLRAAVAAGTELGQKAKEVMDAGKLVSDDLMIGLISERLDQDDTKNGFILDGFPRTTAQAHALDVMLETKGLALDYVIELRVDDAALVARIVGRYTCAKCGQGYHDTFQKPKQDGVCDVCGSTEFKRRADDNAETVTSRLEAYHKQTAPIIPYYENAGKLKTVDGMAEIDEVTREIEAILG, encoded by the coding sequence ATGAACATTATCCTTCTTGGCCCTCCGGGTGCTGGCAAAGGGACCCAGGCAAAGCGTCTTGAAACGGGACGCGGCATGATTCAGCTTTCGACCGGTGACATGCTGCGTGCAGCGGTAGCAGCCGGGACCGAGCTGGGGCAGAAGGCAAAGGAAGTCATGGATGCGGGCAAGCTCGTTTCCGACGATCTGATGATCGGTCTGATTTCCGAACGACTTGATCAGGATGATACCAAGAACGGTTTCATCCTGGACGGATTTCCGCGCACCACAGCCCAGGCACATGCCCTGGATGTGATGCTGGAAACCAAGGGACTGGCACTTGATTATGTGATCGAGTTGCGGGTTGATGATGCCGCCCTTGTGGCACGTATCGTTGGTCGCTACACCTGCGCGAAATGCGGGCAGGGATACCATGACACGTTCCAGAAACCCAAGCAGGACGGTGTTTGCGACGTATGTGGCAGCACCGAATTCAAACGCCGTGCGGATGACAATGCCGAGACGGTCACCTCGCGACTGGAAGCTTATCACAAGCAGACAGCACCGATCATTCCCTACTATGAGAATGCCGGTAAGCTGAAAACAGTTGACGGGATGGCCGAAATCGACGAAGTTACGCGCGAGATAGAAGCCATCCTGGGGTAA
- the rpsK gene encoding 30S ribosomal protein S11, with amino-acid sequence MAKAPQTRVRRRERKNITNGIAHVNATFNNTMITITDVQGNTISWSTAGGMGFRGSRKSTPYAAQVAAEDAGKKAAEHGMKTLEVQVKGPGSGRESALRALQAVGFTITSIKDVTPIPHNGCRPRKRRRV; translated from the coding sequence ATGGCAAAAGCTCCTCAGACTCGCGTGCGTCGCCGCGAGCGGAAGAACATTACGAACGGTATCGCGCACGTAAACGCGACCTTCAACAACACCATGATCACCATCACCGACGTTCAGGGGAATACCATTTCCTGGTCGACCGCTGGTGGTATGGGTTTCCGCGGTTCGCGTAAATCGACCCCGTATGCTGCACAGGTTGCTGCCGAAGACGCAGGTAAAAAAGCTGCTGAACACGGCATGAAAACCCTTGAAGTTCAGGTTAAAGGCCCGGGTTCGGGACGTGAATCTGCCCTTCGTGCGCTTCAGGCGGTTGGTTTCACCATTACGTCGATCAAAGACGTAACGCCGATCCCGCATAACGGTTGCCGTCCGCGTAAACGTCGTCGCGTCTAA
- the rplQ gene encoding 50S ribosomal protein L17 produces MRHGMQGRKLNRTSSHRKAMFSNMAVSLLTHEQIKTTLPKAKDLRPYVEKLITLGKRGDLHARRQAISILRDEKVVAKLFGEIADRYKERSGGYTRVLKAGFRYGDAAPVAVIELVDRNPEAKGAEDRARLEAEGEGEEASAE; encoded by the coding sequence ATGCGTCACGGTATGCAAGGCCGTAAGCTTAATCGTACTTCGTCCCATCGTAAGGCGATGTTCTCTAACATGGCGGTTTCGCTGCTCACCCACGAGCAGATCAAAACCACTCTTCCGAAGGCCAAGGATCTTCGCCCGTATGTCGAAAAACTGATTACGCTGGGCAAGCGGGGCGACCTGCATGCACGCCGTCAGGCCATTTCGATCCTGCGTGACGAGAAAGTCGTTGCCAAGCTGTTCGGCGAAATTGCTGATCGCTACAAAGAGCGTTCGGGTGGTTACACCCGCGTTCTGAAGGCTGGCTTCCGTTATGGCGATGCTGCTCCGGTTGCTGTGATCGAACTCGTTGATCGCAACCCGGAAGCCAAAGGCGCGGAAGACCGTGCTCGCCTTGAAGCAGAGGGCGAAGGCGAAGAAGCGTCTGCTGAATAA
- a CDS encoding MFS transporter — MTKAPKKLPIIIALGSAQTLGFGSTLYLPAILSAPMAEEFGIPTGWAFGAFSLALVVAALLGPMAGARIDRFGGRNILTVSSLVFALGLGLLGLSNGMIAMCMAWLIIGAGMAMGLYEAAFATLAGIFGRGARGPITGITLIAGFASTICWPISAGLEIEYGWRTACFFWAAMHLFVGLPLNRLIIPAGNGQHAAPAQAPADNPDNVRVKADTAVTPGYFTVPMILLAFVFAASWFIATAMAAHLPRLLQISGMDTADAIIAASLVGPAQVAGRLLEFGVLQRMHPLISARIAGFAHPLGASLLLVFAGPVGMIFTSLHGAGNGILTIAKGTLPLALFGPVGYGLRQGFLMAPSRFAQAAAPFLFGLLIDGYGVRAVLLTVGLGLLSCLAMMFLKTDTARSSAS, encoded by the coding sequence ATGACCAAAGCCCCCAAAAAATTGCCGATCATTATCGCCCTTGGCAGCGCACAAACACTGGGGTTCGGATCGACACTTTATCTGCCGGCCATTCTGTCCGCCCCAATGGCAGAGGAATTCGGCATTCCGACCGGCTGGGCGTTTGGTGCCTTTTCGCTGGCACTTGTGGTTGCGGCCCTTCTGGGCCCGATGGCAGGTGCGCGGATCGACCGGTTTGGCGGGCGCAATATCCTGACGGTTTCAAGCCTTGTCTTCGCGCTTGGCCTTGGTTTGCTTGGCCTGTCGAACGGTATGATCGCCATGTGCATGGCGTGGCTCATCATCGGGGCCGGTATGGCGATGGGACTTTACGAGGCGGCCTTTGCAACACTTGCCGGGATCTTTGGGCGCGGTGCACGCGGGCCGATTACCGGCATCACATTGATTGCCGGATTCGCCAGCACGATCTGCTGGCCGATATCAGCCGGGCTTGAAATCGAATATGGCTGGCGTACTGCCTGCTTTTTCTGGGCGGCGATGCATCTGTTTGTCGGGTTGCCGTTAAACCGCCTGATCATCCCGGCCGGAAACGGCCAGCATGCCGCACCAGCCCAGGCCCCTGCTGACAATCCCGATAATGTCAGGGTCAAAGCGGATACGGCGGTAACCCCGGGATATTTCACCGTACCGATGATCCTGCTGGCATTTGTTTTCGCCGCAAGCTGGTTTATCGCAACCGCCATGGCCGCCCATTTGCCGCGATTGTTGCAAATTTCGGGGATGGATACGGCGGATGCGATTATTGCCGCCTCGCTCGTCGGCCCGGCACAGGTCGCGGGACGATTGCTGGAATTCGGTGTATTGCAACGCATGCATCCACTGATTTCTGCCCGGATAGCAGGCTTTGCCCATCCGCTTGGCGCATCGCTTCTGCTGGTTTTTGCCGGTCCCGTCGGCATGATATTCACAAGCCTGCATGGGGCGGGCAATGGTATCCTGACCATCGCCAAGGGGACCTTGCCCCTTGCCCTGTTCGGGCCGGTTGGCTATGGCCTGCGGCAGGGGTTTCTGATGGCACCGTCGCGCTTTGCGCAGGCGGCCGCCCCGTTCCTGTTCGGATTGCTGATCGACGGATATGGCGTCCGGGCAGTGCTTCTGACCGTCGGGCTGGGTTTACTCAGTTGTCTGGCTATGATGTTTCTTAAAACCGATACGGCCAGATCATCGGCATCATGA